One Alkalicoccus halolimnae DNA segment encodes these proteins:
- a CDS encoding ABC1 kinase family protein encodes MKNNSFYRIIVTVIMFLKFVLQLYIFNKRHPDWDSHTQDKWEKLVQSQAKEYREKALHLEGLMIKVGQFLSTRADIMPDVFIKELADLIDQVPPVPSEVSKEILENEWGQPLDNRLAEISDRPVASASIGEVYKGKLHNGQEVAIKIQRAKVDRIIKTDFKSLKIVLWITKNFTKLGKEINTASLYKEVVQVIGDELDYGKEMRNAQNFQRRFSGSSAYYIPQFYEEYCTRRVLVMEWIEGRKVTDLSYMRENGINRKETAAKIFQFFVDQLLDQGRFHADPHQGNILVQKDGTLAILDFGMVGYITGQDSASIRRMIQGFVLDDYQLVISELQHLGFLLPHANKSLLEQVLRNYVNMYLSSDLSQLDQETVEEIFEDMQKIVREQPIQLPSEFAFLGRAASIGLGVLTIVDPDIDFIELGKPVVKEWLDEADEQQGSIQSQVLKDTLKPLLSLPRNMTEWLESPNYQRRSDERKQLRQFNHHRYLLGYTGLGILTFSAMPFLFIGVWIEHLLLLYTAASFAGATMITAVFVLYRHARWVSKFKENTY; translated from the coding sequence GTGAAAAATAATTCTTTTTACCGAATTATCGTTACGGTCATTATGTTTCTTAAATTTGTTCTTCAGCTTTATATTTTTAATAAACGCCACCCTGACTGGGATTCCCATACCCAGGATAAATGGGAAAAACTCGTCCAGAGCCAGGCTAAGGAATACCGTGAAAAAGCTCTTCATTTAGAGGGCTTGATGATTAAAGTTGGTCAGTTTCTAAGTACACGGGCTGATATTATGCCTGATGTATTCATTAAAGAACTTGCAGATCTTATCGACCAGGTCCCCCCTGTCCCCTCAGAAGTATCCAAAGAAATACTCGAAAATGAATGGGGCCAGCCTCTCGATAACCGTTTAGCTGAGATCAGTGACCGGCCGGTTGCTTCTGCTTCTATAGGAGAAGTTTACAAAGGAAAGCTTCATAATGGGCAGGAAGTAGCGATTAAAATACAGAGGGCAAAAGTTGACAGAATTATAAAGACTGATTTTAAATCTTTAAAAATTGTCCTCTGGATCACAAAAAATTTCACTAAATTAGGTAAAGAAATTAATACAGCTTCCTTATATAAGGAAGTTGTCCAGGTAATTGGTGACGAGCTGGATTATGGCAAAGAAATGAGAAACGCCCAAAATTTTCAGCGGCGTTTTTCCGGCAGTTCTGCTTACTACATCCCTCAATTTTATGAAGAGTACTGTACAAGAAGAGTGCTGGTTATGGAATGGATAGAAGGAAGAAAAGTGACTGACCTTTCCTATATGCGCGAAAATGGCATCAACCGCAAAGAAACAGCCGCTAAAATATTCCAGTTCTTCGTCGATCAGCTGCTGGATCAGGGACGTTTTCACGCTGACCCGCACCAGGGCAATATTTTAGTTCAGAAAGATGGGACACTCGCTATTCTGGACTTCGGTATGGTAGGCTATATAACCGGCCAGGACTCTGCAAGTATAAGGCGCATGATACAAGGCTTTGTGCTTGACGATTACCAGCTGGTCATTTCCGAGCTTCAGCACCTTGGCTTTCTACTGCCCCATGCCAATAAATCACTTCTGGAACAAGTACTTCGAAATTATGTGAATATGTATCTATCCTCTGATCTCTCTCAGCTTGACCAGGAAACTGTGGAAGAAATATTTGAGGATATGCAGAAAATCGTTCGTGAACAGCCTATCCAGCTTCCTTCCGAGTTTGCTTTTCTCGGACGCGCTGCTTCGATCGGTCTCGGCGTACTTACGATCGTGGATCCGGACATTGACTTTATCGAACTGGGAAAACCTGTCGTTAAGGAATGGCTGGACGAAGCCGATGAACAGCAGGGAAGTATTCAGTCCCAGGTCTTAAAAGATACTTTGAAACCTCTTCTCTCTCTCCCACGTAATATGACAGAATGGCTCGAATCACCAAATTATCAGCGGCGGTCGGATGAAAGAAAGCAGCTCCGGCAGTTTAACCACCACCGCTACTTATTGGGATACACAGGGTTGGGAATTCTTACATTCAGCGCTATGCCCTTTCTTTTTATAGGGGTGTGGATAGAGCATTTACTGCTCTTATATACCGCTGCATCCTTTGCCGGAGCAACAATGATCACTGCAGTTTTCGTTTTATACCGACATGCCAGATGGGTGTCGAAATTCAAAGAAAATACTTATTAA
- a CDS encoding PulJ/GspJ family protein has protein sequence MKNKIFNEEGVTLLELLASLVILTLIGFTFVSFFTQSMLFTERTEDNLDYININQQLLNEAVEELQNYEEPVMESSFSGEQNDFFHFIESEDGIGYFVETNSGNYVYPDISVQSIEQLALEEGRAGINAYHVTVVLLDESMEIISERYRLIYEQELQEGEGSQ, from the coding sequence ATGAAAAACAAAATTTTTAACGAAGAGGGAGTTACCCTGCTGGAACTATTGGCTTCTTTAGTCATTTTAACATTAATAGGATTTACATTCGTTTCTTTTTTTACACAATCGATGCTGTTTACAGAGCGCACAGAAGATAACCTCGATTATATAAATATAAATCAGCAGCTTCTGAATGAGGCAGTGGAGGAACTTCAAAACTATGAAGAGCCGGTAATGGAAAGCAGTTTCAGCGGAGAACAGAATGACTTTTTTCACTTCATAGAATCAGAAGACGGCATTGGTTATTTCGTTGAAACGAACAGCGGCAACTATGTATACCCGGACATTTCTGTCCAGTCTATTGAGCAGCTGGCATTAGAGGAAGGACGTGCAGGTATAAACGCTTATCACGTTACGGTAGTGCTACTTGATGAAAGCATGGAAATAATTAGTGAAAGATACCGGCTGATTTACGAGCAGGAACTTCAGGAGGGAGAGGGCAGTCAATGA
- a CDS encoding peptidoglycan-binding protein has product MKKYSFKSLGISAAVAGSILFAGGNAASADEGTEFGEDLLFEGKSHSHVAELNELLADQDYLDEDTGSTYTSSTTEAVRSFQEDNDLLVDGLAGVQTAGAVSELSKGDTGFLVEELQEKLAFLGLYDYKVDGIYGPITEEAVADFQEEHNIDGESGVAGAEMYAQLYYSADAASSDDSEPVQESSDSSSSEEASEEESSSDEAAEEESSSDEAAEEEAAAQEAAEEEAAAQEAAEEEAAAQEAAEEEAAAQEAAEEEAAAQEAAEEEAAQEAAEEEAAQEAAEEEAAAQEAAEEDTQSTSDVDGETINVEATAYTAFCNGCSGVTATGIDLRSNPNQKVIAVDPDVIPLGSTVHVEGYGTAVAGDTGGAINGNKIDLFMPERSDAIDFGRRSLEVTIVDTP; this is encoded by the coding sequence ATGAAAAAATATTCATTTAAATCACTAGGTATTTCAGCAGCAGTAGCAGGTTCCATTCTTTTTGCAGGCGGAAACGCTGCAAGCGCGGACGAAGGAACTGAGTTTGGTGAAGATTTACTGTTTGAAGGTAAAAGTCATTCTCATGTAGCAGAATTGAACGAACTACTTGCTGATCAGGATTACCTGGATGAAGATACAGGTTCCACTTATACTTCAAGCACAACAGAAGCTGTTCGATCTTTCCAGGAAGATAACGATCTTCTTGTAGATGGTCTTGCCGGAGTTCAAACAGCAGGTGCAGTTTCTGAACTTTCTAAGGGAGACACTGGTTTTCTCGTAGAAGAGCTCCAGGAAAAGCTTGCATTCCTTGGCCTTTATGATTACAAAGTAGACGGCATATATGGTCCAATCACTGAGGAAGCCGTCGCAGATTTTCAGGAAGAGCATAACATTGACGGCGAAAGCGGCGTAGCTGGTGCTGAAATGTACGCACAGCTTTACTACTCTGCTGACGCAGCAAGCTCTGATGATTCCGAGCCGGTTCAAGAATCTTCCGACTCTTCTTCATCCGAAGAGGCCTCTGAAGAAGAGTCTTCATCCGATGAAGCTGCTGAAGAAGAGTCCTCTTCCGATGAAGCCGCTGAAGAAGAGGCTGCTGCCCAGGAAGCCGCTGAAGAAGAGGCTGCTGCCCAGGAAGCCGCTGAAGAAGAGGCTGCTGCCCAGGAAGCCGCTGAAGAAGAGGCTGCTGCCCAGGAAGCTGCTGAAGAAGAGGCTGCTGCCCAGGAAGCCGCTGAAGAAGAGGCTGCCCAGGAAGCTGCTGAAGAAGAGGCTGCTCAGGAAGCCGCTGAAGAAGAGGCTGCTGCCCAGGAAGCCGCTGAAGAAGACACACAGTCTACCAGCGATGTAGATGGAGAAACAATCAATGTTGAAGCAACTGCTTATACGGCATTCTGTAACGGATGTTCCGGTGTAACTGCTACCGGCATCGATCTTCGAAGCAATCCGAATCAAAAAGTTATTGCAGTAGACCCGGACGTCATTCCACTCGGATCCACTGTTCATGTTGAAGGTTACGGAACAGCTGTAGCTGGCGACACTGGTGGAGCAATCAACGGAAATAAAATTGATCTCTTCATGCCTGAACGAAGTGACGCAATTGATTTCGGACGACGAAGCCTTGAAGTAACTATTGTTGATACACCATAA
- the map gene encoding type I methionyl aminopeptidase produces MIQRKSQREIELMKEAGILVASIHKKIAGMIEPGISTKEIDNFVEKTLEKYGAKAAQKGYQGYKFATCASVNDEICHGFPRKEKLEEGDIVTMDFVVDLNGGLADSAWTYEVGSVSEEAKKLNQVTKEALYKGIEQAKHGNRIGDIGAAIQNYVEPFGYGIVRDFAGHGIGPTIHEEPNIPHYGKAGKGPRLKEGTVITIEPMINTGGWQSKMDNNGWTARTKDGSLSSQYEHTLVIQNGEPIITTEQNREDLLDL; encoded by the coding sequence ATGATTCAAAGAAAATCACAGAGAGAGATAGAATTGATGAAAGAAGCAGGAATTCTCGTAGCAAGTATTCATAAGAAAATAGCAGGAATGATTGAACCGGGAATATCTACTAAAGAAATCGATAACTTTGTTGAAAAAACACTTGAAAAATACGGTGCCAAAGCGGCTCAAAAAGGATATCAGGGCTATAAATTTGCTACTTGCGCTTCCGTAAATGACGAAATATGCCATGGTTTTCCCCGCAAAGAAAAGTTGGAAGAGGGGGATATCGTTACGATGGATTTCGTTGTCGATTTGAACGGAGGACTTGCTGATTCAGCTTGGACTTACGAAGTTGGAAGCGTTTCTGAAGAAGCTAAAAAGTTAAATCAAGTAACGAAAGAAGCTCTTTATAAAGGGATTGAACAGGCGAAGCACGGGAATCGAATTGGGGATATTGGCGCAGCTATCCAGAACTATGTTGAGCCTTTTGGATATGGGATTGTAAGAGATTTTGCGGGACATGGTATAGGTCCGACTATTCATGAAGAACCGAATATTCCTCACTATGGGAAAGCAGGGAAAGGTCCTCGTCTAAAAGAGGGGACAGTAATAACGATCGAGCCAATGATTAATACAGGCGGCTGGCAGTCAAAGATGGACAATAACGGCTGGACAGCAAGAACGAAAGATGGCTCCCTTTCTTCCCAGTATGAACATACTCTCGTTATTCAGAATGGAGAGCCTATCATAACGACGGAACAGAATCGTGAAGATCTGCTCGACTTATAG
- a CDS encoding phasin family protein — translation MNNLFKSGILLGLGAAVSSKEKVEKYLDELISKGKVTPSEADDLYQTLIKKGEETEEEWNRHSKERLRTFFEDLNLVSKDEHEALKERTKELEERLKSLEANSRQSDL, via the coding sequence GTGAATAATCTATTCAAAAGCGGAATTTTACTGGGGCTCGGAGCTGCTGTTTCGAGTAAAGAGAAAGTTGAAAAATATCTTGATGAATTAATTTCCAAAGGAAAAGTCACTCCTTCAGAAGCAGATGATCTTTATCAGACTTTAATAAAAAAAGGCGAAGAAACCGAAGAAGAATGGAACAGACACTCTAAAGAACGACTCCGCACATTTTTTGAGGATTTAAATTTAGTGTCCAAAGATGAACACGAAGCATTAAAAGAACGAACGAAAGAGCTCGAAGAAAGATTAAAAAGCCTGGAAGCGAACAGCAGGCAATCAGACCTTTAA
- a CDS encoding GNAT family N-acetyltransferase has product MIYLTPFNQEHFSVLKTWINETSSEEMIRWSGTTFTFPLTDRQLLEYNSEKDARIYMAMDENHIPCGHAALRKIDFSHRSARIGKLFVEPSFRGQGYTPIILHKLLCIAFEELHLHRVALGVFNNNIRAKRIYEQFGFKVEGVLRDYRFVEGTFWSLTEMSILKPEFTNTLRNL; this is encoded by the coding sequence ATGATATATTTAACCCCCTTTAATCAGGAACATTTTTCAGTATTAAAAACATGGATTAACGAAACAAGTTCCGAAGAAATGATCCGCTGGTCCGGGACCACCTTTACCTTTCCTCTTACTGACCGTCAACTTCTGGAATACAACTCAGAAAAAGATGCCCGGATTTATATGGCAATGGATGAAAATCATATCCCCTGCGGACACGCTGCACTCAGAAAAATAGACTTCTCTCACCGCTCTGCTAGGATTGGAAAATTATTTGTAGAACCATCATTCCGCGGGCAGGGATATACTCCTATAATATTACATAAGTTACTGTGTATTGCTTTTGAGGAGCTTCATTTACACAGAGTTGCATTAGGTGTTTTCAATAACAACATACGTGCCAAAAGGATATACGAACAATTCGGTTTCAAGGTCGAAGGAGTGTTAAGGGACTACCGTTTCGTAGAAGGAACATTTTGGAGTTTGACAGAAATGTCCATCCTCAAACCGGAATTTACCAACACTTTACGAAATCTGTAA
- a CDS encoding GNAT family N-acetyltransferase: MEFKKYEYATGLLNHIGSFLEEQEVQHNLPLGVLKQLSKEEEAGQYSQPFIATAEKDNKPYAIFIQTPPRKMIVCGRSEAMDEAAAWLLKEKQQLSGIIGCEKVVTAFAEAWEKLTSKKAVLVKKQFIYELNHVKNWEQPPGKLTFASEDDAALVMDWTESFAMGSLREEDLLILEKNVLNQIKHNQVFLWRDDNYTPVSMAKRARELTNGVVVNYVYTPEEYEKHGFATACVGALAERLLDEGFKFCTVNTNVENEASNTIYQKLGFTVAGKSLEYEFISHDS; the protein is encoded by the coding sequence ATGGAATTTAAAAAGTATGAATACGCCACTGGACTTCTCAACCATATTGGATCGTTTTTAGAGGAACAGGAAGTTCAGCACAATCTTCCGCTCGGAGTTCTAAAGCAGCTTTCAAAAGAAGAAGAAGCGGGGCAGTACTCACAGCCTTTTATCGCAACTGCGGAAAAAGACAATAAACCTTATGCTATTTTTATTCAGACTCCTCCACGCAAAATGATTGTATGCGGCAGGTCAGAAGCGATGGATGAAGCAGCCGCCTGGCTGCTTAAAGAGAAGCAGCAGCTTTCGGGTATCATTGGTTGTGAAAAGGTCGTTACCGCGTTTGCAGAAGCGTGGGAAAAATTGACGTCGAAAAAAGCAGTTCTCGTAAAAAAACAGTTTATATATGAACTGAATCATGTGAAGAACTGGGAACAGCCGCCGGGTAAATTAACATTTGCGAGCGAGGACGATGCGGCCCTGGTGATGGATTGGACAGAATCTTTTGCTATGGGATCGCTCAGAGAGGAAGACCTATTAATATTAGAAAAAAATGTATTAAACCAGATTAAGCATAACCAGGTTTTTCTTTGGAGGGACGACAATTATACTCCGGTTTCCATGGCAAAAAGAGCGAGGGAACTTACAAATGGAGTTGTAGTAAATTATGTTTATACTCCGGAAGAATACGAAAAGCACGGTTTTGCAACCGCATGTGTCGGTGCTCTGGCGGAAAGGCTTCTCGATGAGGGGTTTAAGTTCTGCACTGTAAACACTAATGTAGAAAACGAAGCTTCGAACACAATTTACCAGAAGCTTGGATTCACTGTTGCTGGTAAATCGTTAGAGTATGAGTTTATTTCACATGATAGTTAA
- a CDS encoding PulJ/GspJ family protein, translating into MTILSNQRGVTLLELLAAMVLLSFVGAAAYMFIFNSFTFQERSEERVRLVQEGIVLSAELRSLHENESAFFYSQDRRLYEGNSADGRLITHPDITLSGLSVNSEMVTPGNSVTFTEESSHITSMLINGSYEHEMETTLQTLGDFSEEFVMAAGNNGNDNPPPPQEEDLSYPGEDEIRSISEVVYSRQTNNCTSSGNAVYGQNDVNSWEVCTRNIHSDGNLYFNNPSTFHGDSPFSLEVDGGVMFRNNLIMYNAPLLTASEYIWIGNNLHMFTNGRIETQGPLIVNENLTLENNAAVETNNLIVEGYTRMLLDSRLTVQNDAEFNNGLSTENAPSIQIGNNLTVNGDTILRQSPQLQVAGNAYFNGNLDFQRGSQFYIQGDAVINGNVASNIRWDAGKLCVEGSLEVTGSIPNPVIVRNDVSSCSNQPEGTIYVLNQ; encoded by the coding sequence ATGACAATTCTTTCTAATCAGCGCGGTGTCACTTTACTTGAACTTCTGGCAGCTATGGTGCTTCTCTCTTTTGTCGGCGCGGCAGCCTATATGTTTATATTCAACAGCTTCACTTTTCAGGAACGATCAGAGGAACGAGTGCGGCTCGTGCAGGAGGGTATCGTTCTTTCAGCAGAACTTCGATCTTTACACGAGAATGAATCCGCATTTTTCTATTCCCAGGACCGGCGGTTGTACGAAGGAAACAGCGCCGATGGCAGATTGATTACACATCCAGATATTACTCTTTCCGGCCTTTCAGTGAATAGTGAGATGGTGACACCCGGCAATTCAGTCACCTTTACAGAAGAAAGTTCCCACATAACTTCAATGCTTATAAATGGTTCCTATGAACATGAAATGGAAACGACTCTGCAGACTCTTGGGGATTTCTCCGAAGAATTTGTGATGGCTGCTGGTAATAATGGGAATGATAACCCTCCCCCGCCTCAGGAAGAAGACCTGTCTTATCCAGGAGAGGATGAAATCCGGAGTATATCTGAAGTTGTCTACAGCCGCCAGACAAATAACTGCACTTCCTCAGGAAATGCTGTATATGGGCAAAACGACGTTAATTCATGGGAAGTCTGTACGAGAAATATTCATTCAGACGGAAATTTATATTTCAATAATCCATCCACATTCCATGGAGATTCTCCATTTTCATTGGAAGTTGACGGAGGCGTTATGTTTCGGAATAATTTAATAATGTATAATGCTCCGCTTTTAACAGCATCTGAGTATATTTGGATCGGAAATAACCTGCATATGTTCACAAATGGAAGGATCGAAACGCAGGGCCCGCTTATTGTAAATGAAAATTTAACTTTGGAGAATAATGCCGCTGTGGAAACGAACAATTTAATTGTCGAGGGCTATACCAGAATGCTCCTCGATTCCCGCCTTACCGTACAAAATGATGCTGAATTTAATAATGGCTTGAGCACGGAGAACGCTCCTTCTATTCAAATTGGCAATAACCTTACCGTAAACGGGGACACTATTTTAAGACAAAGTCCTCAGCTTCAGGTTGCGGGAAATGCCTACTTCAATGGAAACCTTGATTTCCAAAGAGGCTCGCAGTTCTATATACAGGGAGATGCAGTTATAAACGGGAACGTGGCATCTAATATACGCTGGGATGCTGGGAAATTGTGCGTAGAAGGAAGTTTGGAAGTAACGGGTTCAATTCCAAATCCTGTCATTGTCAGAAACGATGTTTCCAGTTGCAGCAACCAGCCTGAAGGTACGATTTATGTATTAAACCAGTAG
- a CDS encoding STAS domain-containing protein has protein sequence MASGNEYMKYIGEKISSMKYVLAEEISLKFQSFHEINFNKMPETEIKEHIAELVEQFADGFITADVEKGKAEVHKWGRGFGEKAAILNLSPDKAMLVVPILRKVVYKHMRKEFTEGKQTFSQYYEIADTINPLIDQAIYSFTQAYVEKNEKNYQEAKDEISELSVPVVPITREVAILPVIGSVDSKRAELLLTQALSKGNELKLSTLIVDLSGVQMIDTYVAQNLFQLNDALRVIGIRVIFSGLRPELAQTVVNLGISFENMTVVNSLPQALAETGLAVGEDKRR, from the coding sequence GTGGCTTCTGGAAATGAGTATATGAAATATATAGGTGAAAAAATCAGCTCAATGAAATATGTGCTCGCAGAAGAAATCAGTTTAAAATTTCAAAGTTTTCACGAAATTAATTTTAATAAAATGCCGGAAACGGAAATTAAAGAACATATTGCTGAACTCGTTGAGCAATTTGCAGACGGTTTTATTACAGCTGATGTCGAAAAAGGAAAAGCGGAAGTTCATAAATGGGGGAGAGGTTTTGGCGAAAAGGCAGCCATACTGAACCTTTCGCCCGACAAAGCGATGCTGGTCGTTCCAATATTAAGAAAAGTGGTTTATAAACATATGCGAAAAGAATTTACTGAAGGTAAACAAACATTTTCCCAGTATTATGAAATTGCTGATACAATTAATCCGTTAATTGATCAGGCTATCTATTCCTTTACCCAGGCCTATGTGGAAAAGAACGAAAAAAATTACCAGGAAGCAAAAGATGAAATATCAGAGCTGTCTGTACCTGTCGTTCCGATTACTAGGGAAGTTGCCATTCTACCTGTCATTGGCAGCGTGGATTCAAAAAGGGCCGAACTTCTGTTAACTCAGGCATTATCAAAAGGAAATGAACTGAAGCTGTCCACACTAATTGTCGATCTGTCCGGTGTGCAGATGATTGATACGTATGTAGCTCAAAATCTATTCCAATTAAATGATGCGCTTCGGGTTATTGGAATCAGGGTTATTTTTTCAGGTCTCCGCCCTGAACTTGCCCAGACAGTAGTCAACCTGGGAATTTCTTTCGAAAATATGACAGTAGTCAACTCCCTGCCCCAGGCTTTGGCAGAAACTGGATTGGCAGTAGGCGAGGACAAAAGACGATAG
- the treP gene encoding PTS system trehalose-specific EIIBC component, which yields MAKYEQQVREILEAIGGEENVDKATHCVTRLRFALKDESLVDTDKLEAIDLVKGSFSTNGQFQVIIGQGTVDQVYRDIVELTDIGESSKSDVKSASSQKMNPLQRAVKLLADVFIPILPAIVTAGLLLGLNNVLTGPGIFFEESIVEAYPQWAGLAEMINIIASAAFAFLPALIGWSAVKRFGGSDLLGIVLGLILVHPDLLNAWGYADAQEAGEVPVWNLFGYDVEAIGYQGQVLPVLVASFLLAKIELWLRERVPDSIQLLIVAPVALLVTGLLTFVIIGPITFALGNGITDIFIWMFDVLPALGGLVYGLLYAPLVVTGMHHAFLAVDLQLTGSGNGTFLWPILALSNIAQGSAALAMIFVSRSENVKGLSGTSAVSAYLGVTEPAMFGVNIRFKFPFICAIIGASLAGTFIAINGVLATSIGVGGLPGILSIVPESWIPFIIGMVIAIVIPFVLTLLYGKTIAKKTFVPEK from the coding sequence GTCTCGTTGACACAGATAAGCTCGAAGCGATTGACCTTGTTAAAGGGTCTTTCTCAACGAATGGGCAGTTTCAGGTTATTATCGGTCAGGGAACAGTCGATCAGGTTTACCGGGATATTGTGGAGCTTACCGACATAGGTGAATCATCGAAATCCGATGTGAAATCAGCTTCTTCCCAAAAAATGAATCCCCTTCAGCGAGCAGTCAAACTTCTCGCAGATGTGTTCATTCCCATTTTACCGGCTATCGTAACGGCCGGGCTGCTTCTCGGTCTTAACAATGTCCTTACGGGACCAGGAATTTTCTTTGAAGAATCCATAGTAGAAGCTTATCCGCAGTGGGCTGGTCTGGCTGAAATGATCAACATTATAGCCAGCGCCGCATTCGCCTTTTTACCTGCTTTAATTGGCTGGTCAGCTGTGAAACGCTTTGGGGGCAGTGATCTTCTCGGTATTGTCCTAGGTTTAATTCTTGTTCACCCGGATCTTTTAAACGCCTGGGGATATGCTGACGCTCAGGAAGCAGGAGAAGTTCCAGTCTGGAATTTGTTCGGCTATGATGTGGAGGCTATCGGTTATCAGGGGCAGGTCCTTCCTGTACTCGTTGCATCCTTTCTCCTGGCTAAAATTGAACTCTGGCTTCGTGAAAGAGTTCCGGATTCTATTCAGCTCCTGATTGTAGCTCCCGTAGCTCTTCTCGTTACAGGACTGTTAACCTTTGTTATCATCGGACCAATTACTTTTGCTCTTGGAAACGGAATTACTGACATATTTATCTGGATGTTTGATGTTCTTCCAGCTCTTGGCGGCTTAGTTTACGGACTTCTGTATGCTCCACTCGTTGTAACAGGTATGCACCATGCCTTTCTCGCAGTGGATTTACAGCTGACAGGCTCCGGAAACGGAACGTTCCTGTGGCCAATTCTTGCTCTTTCCAATATTGCACAGGGGTCGGCAGCTCTGGCGATGATTTTTGTGAGCCGCAGTGAAAATGTAAAAGGACTTTCTGGAACGTCAGCTGTTTCTGCCTATCTTGGTGTTACGGAACCAGCTATGTTCGGTGTAAATATCCGCTTTAAATTCCCATTTATATGTGCCATTATCGGAGCATCGCTTGCTGGTACATTTATAGCAATAAATGGTGTACTTGCTACTTCCATAGGCGTAGGTGGACTTCCAGGGATTCTCTCCATTGTGCCTGAATCATGGATTCCATTTATTATCGGTATGGTTATAGCTATTGTTATTCCATTTGTTCTAACCCTTTTATACGGTAAAACTATTGCGAAAAAAACTTTCGTTCCTGAGAAATAA